The following coding sequences lie in one Peribacillus frigoritolerans genomic window:
- the speD gene encoding adenosylmethionine decarboxylase: METMGRHVISELWGCDFEKLNNIDLIEKIFVDAALKSGAEVREVAFHKFAPQGVSGVVIISESHLTIHSFPEHGYASIDVYTCGNLDPNIAADYIAEALNAQTRENIELPRGLGPVQMKKANISAL; this comes from the coding sequence ATGGAAACTATGGGTAGACACGTCATTTCTGAACTTTGGGGTTGTGACTTTGAAAAACTGAACAATATCGATTTAATTGAAAAGATTTTTGTTGATGCTGCTTTAAAATCAGGTGCAGAGGTACGAGAAGTTGCCTTTCACAAATTTGCTCCACAAGGAGTCAGCGGGGTTGTCATCATTTCTGAATCACACTTAACGATTCACAGTTTTCCAGAACACGGCTATGCGAGCATTGATGTCTATACATGCGGTAACTTGGATCCGAATATTGCGGCAGATTATATTGCAGAAGCTTTGAATGCGCAAACACGTGAAAACATAGAATTACCACGTGGATTAGGTCCTGTACAAATGAAAAAAGCCAATATAAGTGCCCTATAA
- a CDS encoding glyceraldehyde-3-phosphate dehydrogenase translates to MNSRIAINGFGRIGRMVFRKAILDESLDIVAINASYPAETLAHLLKYDTIHGKFDGIIIAEDDSLVVNGRRVKLINNRDPKLLPWKEMNIDIVIEATGKFNDRSKAALHLDAGAKRVILSAPGKNEDVTIVMGVNQEVLEIDKHFVISNASCTTNCLGPVAKVLDEKFGINNGLMTTIHSYTNDQNNIDNPHKDLRRARAAAESMIPTTTGAAKAISLVLPQLKGKLHGMAIRVPTPNVSLVDLVVDLNCDVTIDEVNQAFIDASENELKGIMEFTMEPLVSSDFKTNPHSAIIDGLTTMMIGDRKVKVLAWYDNEWGYSNRVVDLVKLVGSELKKTSEVELSVK, encoded by the coding sequence ATGAATTCAAGAATAGCGATTAACGGATTTGGGAGAATTGGAAGAATGGTTTTCCGAAAAGCCATATTAGATGAGAGTTTGGACATTGTTGCCATTAATGCAAGCTATCCAGCTGAAACTTTAGCACACTTACTAAAATATGATACGATACATGGTAAATTCGACGGTATCATTATAGCTGAAGATGATTCACTAGTAGTGAATGGCCGCCGAGTAAAACTAATAAATAACCGCGATCCAAAGCTATTGCCTTGGAAAGAGATGAACATAGATATTGTAATTGAAGCCACTGGTAAATTCAATGATCGTTCTAAAGCGGCTCTTCATTTAGACGCAGGAGCAAAAAGAGTTATTTTATCAGCCCCGGGTAAAAATGAAGACGTTACCATTGTAATGGGAGTAAATCAGGAAGTGCTGGAAATTGACAAGCATTTCGTCATATCCAATGCATCTTGTACAACGAACTGCCTTGGACCGGTTGCAAAAGTGCTTGATGAAAAATTTGGCATAAACAACGGTTTAATGACAACGATACATTCTTATACAAATGATCAAAATAATATCGATAACCCGCACAAAGACTTGAGACGTGCCCGTGCCGCTGCGGAAAGCATGATTCCTACGACTACAGGAGCTGCAAAAGCCATCTCACTAGTTTTGCCGCAATTAAAAGGCAAGCTTCATGGAATGGCGATACGCGTACCGACACCTAACGTATCTTTAGTCGATCTTGTTGTGGATTTAAACTGTGATGTCACGATTGATGAAGTGAACCAAGCCTTCATCGATGCTTCAGAAAATGAACTCAAAGGAATCATGGAATTCACGATGGAACCTTTAGTTTCCAGTGATTTCAAAACGAATCCACACTCTGCAATCATCGATGGGTTGACGACGATGATGATCGGGGACAGGAAAGTGAAAGTCCTTGCATGGTATGATAATGAGTGGGGTTACTCCAACCGGGTAGTGGACCTAGTGAAATTGGTTGGCTCAGAGTTGAAAAAAACTTCAGAAGTCGAATTATCAGTAAAATAA
- the coaE gene encoding dephospho-CoA kinase (Dephospho-CoA kinase (CoaE) performs the final step in coenzyme A biosynthesis.), with protein MGQIIGITGGIASGKSTVSLYLQELGFTIVDADLASRAVVEPGEEAYHQVVKAFGEDILLTDGNIDRVKLGSIIFNDQEKRLLLNGIVHPAVRNWMRLKTEAALSSGEETVFMDIPLLFESKLTFMVDKTLLIYVDEQVQLQRLMNRNGLSETEALARINSQMPLADKKALADAVIDNNGDINETKRQVKSILSEWYVI; from the coding sequence ATGGGACAAATCATCGGAATCACCGGAGGTATTGCCAGTGGGAAAAGCACCGTCAGCCTCTATTTACAGGAACTCGGATTCACGATTGTCGATGCTGATCTGGCTTCCCGTGCTGTCGTTGAGCCAGGTGAAGAAGCCTATCACCAAGTTGTGAAGGCATTTGGTGAAGATATCTTATTGACGGATGGGAATATAGATCGCGTAAAGCTCGGGTCGATTATATTTAATGATCAAGAAAAGAGATTGCTATTGAATGGCATCGTTCATCCTGCCGTCAGGAATTGGATGCGGCTGAAAACGGAAGCGGCACTATCATCAGGAGAAGAAACGGTGTTCATGGATATTCCGCTCCTATTCGAAAGCAAGCTGACATTCATGGTGGATAAGACGCTTTTGATCTATGTGGATGAGCAAGTTCAATTGCAGCGATTAATGAACAGGAATGGTCTTTCGGAGACGGAGGCACTTGCCAGGATCAATTCGCAAATGCCCTTGGCTGATAAAAAGGCTTTAGCGGATGCCGTCATCGATAATAATGGGGACATTAATGAAACGAAGCGGCAAGTGAAGTCCATACTTAGCGAATGGTATGTCATATAA
- the ytaF gene encoding sporulation membrane protein YtaF: MWLQIIFLAFAVSIDGFGVGLTFGMRKMKIPLRSIAVISFCSALSLGIAMVIGQFISQLISIGAAEKTGGIILIFLGAWMVYQYFKPEKDLKDDRYHEKIIFNFEIKSLGVVINILQKPLNADFDKSGTITGVEALVLGFALSLDAFGAGVGAAMIGISPIILAGCIAVMSSIFIWSGIQSGKLLSNNKVVQHLTFLPGVLLIIIGLFKL; encoded by the coding sequence TTCTCGCTTTTGCAGTTAGTATTGACGGATTTGGCGTAGGTTTGACATTCGGTATGCGGAAGATGAAAATCCCCTTAAGGTCAATAGCGGTCATCTCATTTTGTTCTGCATTGAGTTTAGGTATAGCGATGGTCATCGGACAATTCATCAGTCAGCTCATATCTATCGGGGCGGCTGAAAAAACAGGCGGCATCATCCTCATTTTTCTTGGTGCCTGGATGGTATACCAGTATTTTAAGCCTGAAAAAGATTTGAAAGATGATAGATATCATGAAAAGATCATCTTTAATTTTGAAATTAAATCACTTGGGGTAGTGATTAATATTTTACAAAAACCATTGAATGCCGATTTTGATAAATCAGGTACGATTACAGGTGTTGAAGCGCTTGTTCTGGGGTTTGCACTTTCGCTGGATGCGTTCGGGGCCGGAGTAGGAGCGGCTATGATCGGGATTTCACCCATCATCCTCGCAGGGTGCATCGCTGTTATGAGTTCGATTTTCATTTGGAGCGGAATTCAAAGCGGGAAATTGCTCTCAAATAATAAAGTTGTCCAGCATTTGACCTTTCTTCCAGGTGTACTATTGATTATCATCGGTTTATTCAAGTTATGA